The nucleotide sequence AGAGAGataatgacagtgatgatggtTTGAAGCCTTCCACTGGTAGTTAGTGAACATCCCTCGCCACTAATTACAACCATCTCCCTCAAATCTGGCTGTCaatgtttctctttgtgtgcaGCGAGGTTGTAAAGATGCAAAGCAAGTGAGACGCTCCTCATATTGTAATAAGAACAGAAAATGTAGCACGGCTGTGATCCCATCACATACACGTCACCTCCTCCAGTCCCATGTGGAGGAATGTGACGCCTGGGTTGTGTAATGACGGCCTTGTTCTTTTCTAATGACGCTGGAATGAGAGTCTGGAATACAGTCACTCGTTTTAACTCATCCCCTCATTCTGTCCTTTGCTTGTCTTCCTCTCCACAGAGTCCGACTTCACACATGATGCTTTCTGCATGAGCGAGTGcaggaaggagaaggaggagagggagtaTTACTGCTACAGTGAGTTTGGTATGTTGACACAAGAGACAAAGAGTTTGTCAAAGGtagacaaacaaaaattaaatgcagGATTTGCTTCAAAAGCCTTGACCAATTAAGCCTAACTAAGCTAAGATAAGCTTACAGGCTGCTGGTTGTAGCTTCTTATTTTTTAGACAAACATGGaggtggtatcaatcttctcatctcacTCTGGACAAGAGAGCAAATAAGCATATTGTTAAACCATTCTTTTACAAAACATACATCTAAATaaaattttcagctttttgacctgtgctgtttttttttatgttccttAAACAGCTGTAAACGGGATAGTTCACGATATTGATGTGGTGCGTAAAGGAATACGTCTCATTACATTGATGGTGAGCAGCGACGGTTTCTACAAGATGAGTCGTCTCTACGTGACCCCAGACAGCTTTTTCTTCAAAGTTCGCCTTCTGGTCCTGGACACCTACAAGTGCAGCAAGCCCTGCCCCGACATCAAACTCGGTGAGTGCAGCGGGGTCGCTGAAAAACCCCATAAAACAGGATCAGACAAGAAAATCTATTTAGTGCAGGAAAAGAATGAAACTATAGTACTAACTGTGAGAGTGTATCTATTAATTATAAAGCTGTAGTTTGATTGATACTTAAGATGAGATATGAGATAGAGGTTGTACATCGTGGGACATTTACGCAGATTTGTCAAGACTCATAAATTAAGAAGTCTTTAACAAGCTTCTGCCAAAATATTCGTGTGTGGGATGTGGGTATTCTGTTTTCCTGAGATCAGCAAAACCAGTAACACACTTTGTTTActgcaaacatgaaaaatgctTGACTTTGCACTTTTTCACTTCTACATTTCCCCTATCTGTTCCCAAGGGACCAGATACATCATAATGGGACAGATCTACCACCGGAGGCGCCACCTCCCCACTGACCTCCTGAACCTACTGGGGGGTAAACTGAAACCCGGAGACGGACTCCTGCGGAGCAACAACTATGTCAAGAGATTCAACAAACGGAGGCACCAGAAAGCCCTGGAGGCCACCCGCTCCAGGTGTAGGTGAACCAAAGATAAGACTATCGGCCCCTGCTGCAGGGGAAGAGACATTGCAGCTTATTTGAACTGATCATAACTAATAACCCCTCAGTGTTGTGCAAGACGGAAGAGATTTTGCAGAGGGCAtggatttattttcatatgGACTGCTATGATGTATCCTTATCCTGGTTTATCTTTTTTACTCCTCCGTAAAGTTCCTCAAGTACTGACTTGTGGTGTCTTTGATAGAAACACAAGCAGCTTCAATTAAATGGATTTTTCAAGATCAGTTTTTAACATCTGGGAAATCAAACCTATCCgttaatatttttcataaaacagCAACTTCACTCAAACTCCTCATTCATTCATGGCTGGTTCATGAAGTCCCAAAATTGCTGATCTAAAGAACATAGATTTGAACTCAGAGTATGCCTTCGACATGCTTTTCATAGGGAA is from Plectropomus leopardus isolate mb unplaced genomic scaffold, YSFRI_Pleo_2.0 unplaced_scaffold15368, whole genome shotgun sequence and encodes:
- the LOC121964363 gene encoding UPF0450 protein C17orf58 homolog, with amino-acid sequence MSECRKEKEEREYYCYSEFAVNGIVHDIDVVRKGIRLITLMVSSDGFYKMSRLYVTPDSFFFKVRLLVLDTYKCSKPCPDIKLGTRYIIMGQIYHRRRHLPTDLLNLLGGKLKPGDGLLRSNNYVKRFNKRRHQKALEATRSRCR